ACAGCGCGATGCACGCCTCGACCGGCGGCGGGCGCAGCGTGAGCATGCCGAGCGCGCTGGCCGCCAGGGTCAGGCTGTGGGCGGCGGTGAAGGCGGTGATGGTGCCGATCAGACGGCGATTGAGGCCCACCAGGAACAGCAGGCCGATGACGAACATCAGGTGGTCGATGCCGCTCAGGATGTGTTCCACGCCGAGCACGGTGTAGAGCTTGGCCAGCTCGAAGCCGCCGCGCTCGTCGCTCGCGCCGCCGAAGAGCTGCACCGTGGGCTGCGAGCCGCTCACGGTGACCACGCTCTGCTGCCCGTCGCGCCAGACGATGCGCACGATGGCGGCCGAATAGGCCTGGCCCACCCCTTCCACCGCGAAGGTGCCGGCCAGGCCGCGCGGGCCGCAGCTCACTACCTGAGCATCGGCCTCGCAGCCTTCGGGCCAGACCGGCTTGAGCTCCTGGGCGATCGGCGTGGTCTTGGCCGGTGCGCCCCAGGCATAGACGAACTGGCCGGGCGCGGTCTCGCGCATGGTCATCTCGGCCAGCGTCATCTCGTGGGCCTGCACCAGCCCGGCCAGGCTCGCCAGCAGCGTGGCGAGCAGCAGTCGGAGCATCGCCTTCATTTGGCGTCCTCGCCTTCGATGCGCACGGTGTACTTCCTGCCCATGTCACGCACCGCCTGGGTGGTGAGCTCGGCCATGGTGTCGTCGCGCCAGTCCTGGTAGACGGCTTCCTTGATCGGGTCGAACCGCGCTTCGATCGGCGGCTTGAGCGCTTCGAGCCGCACCACGCGCTGGCCGGTGCTGCTGGGCACCACCTGCCACTGGTTCAGCGGCGCCGCGTCCAGGGCCTTGGCGAAGTCCGGGCCGTAGCTCTCCACCAGGTTGCCGCGCGGGCGGCCCTTGAAGCTGCGCAGGTCGCTCTGGGTTTCGGTGGCGGCGTCGGTGTTGAGCGCCTGCACGAAAGCCTGGATCGACTGCGGCGTGCTGTCGCCGACCACCACGGCTTCCAGGAAGTCGTAACGCGCGGGCGCGTCGTAGCGGGCGTGGCGCTGCTCGAACCAGGCCTTGAGGCCGGGCTCGTCGATCTTGGGCAGCACGATGCCGGACTGCGTCACGCTGAGCGACTTGAAGATCACCCGCTCGCGGATGGTGGTGTCGCCCCGGTCCAGGCCCAGGGCCAGGCCCTCGCGGTAGAAGACCTCGTTGTCGGTCCAGCGGTCGAGCAGCTTCTTCATGTCGCTGGCCGAGGGCTCGCGCTGCATGCCGGCCTTGAAGATGTCGCGCGCTTCCTTCTGCGTGGCGGCGCTCACGACGATGGTCTGCGGGTTCTCGCGGCCGGATTCGAGTACGTGGTCGACGCCGAAGATGACCGCGCCGAGCAGCAGGAAATGCACGAGCGGCTCACGCGCGGCCCGTTGGATCAAAGAAGGGTTTGGAATCATGGGAATCAGCTTGTCGGATGAAAGTGAAACGGCGTTGACTAGCGGGTGCGCAGGCAACGCGCCTGGAGGTGGTCGAGGGTGGCGCGCAGTTGCAGCACGCGCTGCGGCTCGCTGGCGTGGAGCGCGCGTCCGATGGCGATGAGCGGGTCGCAGGCGGGCCGGAACTCGGGGCTCTGGCCGACCATGGCCAGCAGCGGCGCCTGCACCCTGTCGAGCATGCGGGCGGGGTCCCCGTCGGGCCGCACCGTGGTGCCGAAGGCGAGGTAGCGCTCGCGCACCTGCCAGTAGGCCGACAGGCGTTGGGCGTCGGCACTGTCGGGCCGGTGCAGCAGCTCCTGTGGGTCCGGCCGCAGCTTCGACACCAGCGTCATCAGGCGTTCGCGGGGCGTCGATTCCGGCGCGTAGGTGGCCCAGGGCGCGCGGTGGTTCACCACCGGCCGATCGTCGGTATTGGCCACCGCGTCGCCGACGAAACGGCGCAGCGTCGCCGGCCCGGCGATGGCACTGCCGGCCACAGCCCAGTCGTCTTCCAGGTGGGCGGTCTGCAGGCCCTTGGCCAGGGTGGGCGTGGTGTGGGCGCGGGCCATGCGCTCGTTCAGGGCCTCGAGGTCGATGCGGCCGTCGCCGGGCAGCGCGATCAGGCCGATGACCGGCGTGTCGAGGCTGTTGCTCGCCAGCACGGCAATGGCGTTGGGGAACACCTGCCGGAAGGCGGCCGTGATGCTGCGCAGGGTGTCGAGGTCCATCTGGTGGATGGCCAGCCACTGGCAGAACAGGCCGCCGGGGGCGAGCCGGTCGCGCACCGCGCGGAACTGCTCCACCGTGTAGAGCGAGCCGGCGCCGCTGCGGGCCGGGTGGAACAGGTCGGCGACCACCACGTCGTAGCCCGCGCCCTCGGCCTGCACGAAGCGGCGTGCGTCGGCGGCCAGCTGGCGGACCGGGCGAACGGGCCGTGGCGCCTGCGGCGAATCGGCGAAGAGCGCGGTGGCCGACAGCACCTCGGGCAGCAGCTCGACCGCGTCGACCTGCAGGTCCTGCTGCTGCGCGGCGGCCGATGCCGTGAAGCCGGTACCGACACCGAGCAGCAAGGCGCGGTGCGGCGCCGGATGCAGCAGCAGCGGCAGCTGCGCCAGCCGCCACTCGACCAGGCCGCTGGCGCTGCTGCCTTCCTGCGCCCGGTTGTTGATGCGCAGGCGCGAAACGCCGTCTTCGTCCGCGACCACGCTGACGGCGGCCATCACGCCGTCGCGGTAGCTGCGGACCTGTCCACCCGCAGGCACGTCGACGAAACGCAGCGGCGCGGCCATGACGGCCAGCAGCACGCTGCCGAGCGCCAGCACCAGGGCATCCGCCCGGCGCCAGCGCGCGGGCGACTGCAGCAACAGGTAGCCCAGCACCAGCAGGCCGATGACCGCATGGGCGCCCGCCACCGGCAGCAGCCACACGCCGATGGCGGCCGGCGCCAGCGCCGCGCCGGCGGTGTTCACCGCCAACGCCCGGCCGAGCGGCCAGCCGCGCCGCTGCGCCTGCAGGCAAAGGTGGGTGAACAGCGCGCCCATCACCAGCGTGGGCGCGGCCATGGCAGCGACGGCCGCCAGCGCTTCGCCGGCCAGGGCCGCCGCCCGGCCCGGTCCCCAGGCGGCGAGCGGCCAGGCGGCGATGGCGTCGGCCCAGCGCAGCGCGGCACCGGACAGCAGCACGGCCGCCGCCAAGGCGCGCAGCAGGGTGTCGCGCACGCGGTCGTCGTCGGCCGCATCGGCGCGCGCCGTCCAGCGCTGGTACAGCGCGGCGCCGCCGGCGGTGCCCAGCAGGTACATGGCCAGCAGCAAGGCGTAGCTGTAGACCGTGTTCTCGGTGACCTGGCTCAGCATCCGCACCGCGAGCACTTCGTAGCCTATGCCGAGCAGGCCGGTGGCCAGCAGCAGCGCGGACAGTCGAGCGCCGGGCGTCGCCGGCCGGGACATGCCGACCGCCGCCACCGGCCGGTCGCGCCACTGCCACCAAGCGACCAGGGCGCACAGGCCGTTGGCGATGGCGCACAGCCACGCGGTGCGCTGCAGGCCCCAGGCCGGCAGCGCGACGAATACCGCGGCCAGCAGGCCGATGACGGCACCGAGCGTATTGACGGCATACAGCGCACCGAGCCGGCTGTGCGCCGCGCGCAGCTGCGCTTCGAGCGCCGGCAGGGTCGCGCCCATGGCAGCAGCAGCGGGCAGCAGCAGCACGAAGGGCAGCACGAAGGCGACCGTCCAGTGCCAGGCCGGCGACGGCTCGGCACCGATGAGCCGCGCACCGGCATCGACCAGCGCGGGCATGCAGAAACTCAAGGCCAGGCCCCAGCCCAGCAGCACGGCTTCGCAGCCGGCATACCAGCGACCGGGCCAGCGGCTGGCAGCAACCGTGCGGCCGAGCCCCCAGGCGCCCAGCGCGAGGCCGCCGAAGAAAGCGGCCAGTACCGCCAGCACGGCGACGATCTCGTGGCCCAGGCCGGCACCGAACTGCGCCGTCCACACCACCTGCCAGCCGAGGCCGGCAGCGCCGGAGAGCAGCATGACGCACAAGGCCGGCACGAGGCCGGCTGCTTGTCGACCCGCCGGCAGGGCGAACCCTGCCGGCGGATGTTGGACACCGGGCGCCGTCGCGCCCGGTGCGGATGCAGCTTGCATCAGTTGACGCCTGCGACCTTGGTCGAGTTCACGACTTCGATGTAGACCGGGTTGCTGTAGAACCAAAGGTCCGCCCAGCCGGCGACGTCGAAGGTCGAATACTTGATGCCACCGACCGTGCGCAGGTGCGCCGGGCAGGCCGCGTCCGAGCACGGGATGGTGCCGGGCAGCGTGCTGTCGGCCGGGCTCGAACCGAAGTCCAGCAGCGGATTGCCGTTGGCATCGGTTTCACCCGGCACCGAGGCCGGCAGGTTGGTGCCGCGCAGGCGGAAGTACTGCGACGCGGAAGCTGCCGGCACCACGTAGCTCATGGTGATGGTGCCGTCGGCGGCCTTCGTCCAGTTGCGGCTGTTGAAGACCTTGGCGACCTTGGCCGACGCGTTGGTCGCGGCAGGCGAATTCAGCAGGCCGGCGTAGCGCGCGGTGTCGGTCGGTGCGACATAACCGGTCACCAGGCCGTTGATCACGTCCACGTGGTCGAGCACCGGAGCGTTCAGTGGCTGGCTGATCGCGACCTGGGCCAGCGACGGGTTCGGGAACGAATACGGCGAGTTGTTGGTGCCGTTCGGGTCGCGGGCGACGATGGTCACGACCAGGTCGATACCGGCACGCACCTTGAGCTTTTCGCCCATGGTGGCGCAGCCGTCGATGCGCACGTCGCCATTGGCGTTGACCGCGTTGGCGCCGGCCTTCTCCATCAGCGCCTTGCCGGCGCTGCGCGGCAGGCCCGGGTGGGCCGCGCAGACGGTGAAGGACAGGCGGTCGATCAGCTGGCCGTTGGCAACGAAGCTGTTGCCGCTGCGCAGGCCGTTGATGATGCCGGCGGCGGTCAGGTCGCCCGCGCCCTTGCGCACCATCACGAAGTCGCGGGTGTATTCGCCGGGGTAGAAGTCGGCGGTGGACTCGCGCTGGTCGGGACCGAAGCTGCCACGGTTGTGGTAGTCGGAGCTGGCGAAGAACCACCAGTTGCGGCCTTCACCCAGCAGGGCGTCCCAGACGCCGCCGACCTGGGCCGCGTACACGCCGGTGCCACCGTACGTACCGCCGCCGACGGCACCCGTGCCGTAGCTGCCGCGACCGGCTTCGGCCTGGTGGCCGGGCATCGACTCGAAACCGAAGGCGATGCGCGGAGCCGCGTTGTTGAAGTTGCGCAGGTGCTCGATGTTGAAGCCGGAGTTGCCGTTGGGGTTGTAGGCGCCTGCGCGCTCCAGGTGGGCCGGCACGAAGTAGCTGGTGTCCGGTGCCTTCTCGGCCATCCACTTGATGCCTTCGACCGTCTTCATGTGGCCACGGTTGGGCGTGGCGGCGGCGTTGGTGCCGAGGATCTTGGCGGCCGTGGAGTCGAGCTGCGCGTTGTTGGCGCTGCCGCTGACCGAGCAATCCCACTGGTTGGTGGTGCCCCGGCTGGTGTCGGTGTCGCTGCGGTCGAAGCAGTATTCGTACTGCGCCTGCAGGTTGGCGTTGCCGCCGGTGGCGGTCGACGGGAAGGGCAGCTGGCCGTTGAGCACGGTGGTGGAGATGTGCTCGTGGCCCGGCGCGTTTTGTTCCACGCCGATCCAGATCGGCTTGCGGCGGGTGCGGCTTTCGGCTTCGGTGATCGGGTACTGGAACTCCGAGATTTCCTGCCAGCGCCACATGGCCTTGGTGGTGGCGGTGCCGTCGCCCTTGATGGCGTCGCGGCCGATGGTGGCCTGCCAGGTCTGGTTCGGGCCTTTCAGGTCGGTGGCCGGCTGGCCGCTGCTGGGAATGGTGTTGGCCGACGGAATGCCGAGGGCCGGCGCGACCGGCTCGAAGGGGTCTTCGGCCAGCGTGCAGTTGCGGGTGCTGCTGCCGCCGTGGTCGGCCTGCACGAACCAGTCGAGGTTGAAGGTGCCGGCCGACTTGTCGATCAGCTTCTTCATGGACAGCGTGCCGTCCGAGCAGGTGGTGTGGTTGTGGAAGTCGCCGGTGACGTAGGTGCCGGTGGCCTTGGTGGCGGCCTTGTCGGCGGCAAACGCCGCGTGCGGCAGCGTGAGGGCGGCGACGGCGGCCAGCGCCAGCGCGGTCTCGCGCATCTGGAAGGAGGTCTGCTTCATGGCAATGGTGTCCTGGAATCGGTCGAAGTGTGAGAGGCCGGGGTCGGTCAGACCGTCGGGGCCAGGGCCTGGTCGCCGTACAGGCGGTACTTGTTGGCCGTCAGCCGGACCTTGGTGGTGAAGGGCGCGACGGTGGTGTCGGCGTCGGCGTTGGTGGCCGTCGCGGTCAGGGTGCAGACGCCGTTGGCGTCGCAGCCGGAGATGGTGACGTTGGTCAGCGTCACGCCGGGGAAGACCAGGTCCGGATTGGCGACGCGCGCAGCGGCTTCCTGTGCCAGCTGGGTGCGCATGACGGGCTTGGTGTAGCCGGCGTCGAGGAAGCCGTCGTCGATGGTGTCCAGGAACGCGGTGTTGCTCAGGCCGGCCGTGGTGTTGAGGGCCGCGACGCCTGCCGAATAGTCGGTGGCGAACTGGGCTGCGGGCGTGGGCGTGGTGCCGCCGCCGGTGCCGCCGGACACGACCGGGTCGTTGCTGCCACCGCAGGCGGTGAGCAGGGCGACGACAGCGGCGGTGGCCGATGCCTGCAAGAAGAAACTGCGCTTGTTCATGGAATTTTTGCCTTTCCGGGATGGATTTCCGTTTAGCTCTGGGAACTCTGCGGGAGCCGGCGATCCGACTTTTCCGAAGAAGTTCACTCTAAAAACAAGTCATTACGTGGTGGTGACGGAGCGATGACGGCCGCGCATCAAAACGCCGGAATGCGCAGGCCGGGGCTTCAAACGCCTGTCATGGAGCGCGTTGACAATC
The nucleotide sequence above comes from Xylophilus sp. GOD-11R. Encoded proteins:
- a CDS encoding HupE/UreJ family protein; translated protein: MKAMLRLLLATLLASLAGLVQAHEMTLAEMTMRETAPGQFVYAWGAPAKTTPIAQELKPVWPEGCEADAQVVSCGPRGLAGTFAVEGVGQAYSAAIVRIVWRDGQQSVVTVSGSQPTVQLFGGASDERGGFELAKLYTVLGVEHILSGIDHLMFVIGLLFLVGLNRRLIGTITAFTAAHSLTLAASALGMLTLRPPPVEACIALSIVLVAGEALRDRQSLSRRWPALVAFLFGLVHGLGFAGALKDIGLPQHNITVALLGFNVGVEAGQLAVVGVAWGAARLLGRLQGLRSLRQPALYVIGSVAAYWSLTRIVAIAH
- a CDS encoding peptidylprolyl isomerase, yielding MIPNPSLIQRAAREPLVHFLLLGAVIFGVDHVLESGRENPQTIVVSAATQKEARDIFKAGMQREPSASDMKKLLDRWTDNEVFYREGLALGLDRGDTTIRERVIFKSLSVTQSGIVLPKIDEPGLKAWFEQRHARYDAPARYDFLEAVVVGDSTPQSIQAFVQALNTDAATETQSDLRSFKGRPRGNLVESYGPDFAKALDAAPLNQWQVVPSSTGQRVVRLEALKPPIEARFDPIKEAVYQDWRDDTMAELTTQAVRDMGRKYTVRIEGEDAK
- a CDS encoding spermidine synthase; protein product: MQAASAPGATAPGVQHPPAGFALPAGRQAAGLVPALCVMLLSGAAGLGWQVVWTAQFGAGLGHEIVAVLAVLAAFFGGLALGAWGLGRTVAASRWPGRWYAGCEAVLLGWGLALSFCMPALVDAGARLIGAEPSPAWHWTVAFVLPFVLLLPAAAAMGATLPALEAQLRAAHSRLGALYAVNTLGAVIGLLAAVFVALPAWGLQRTAWLCAIANGLCALVAWWQWRDRPVAAVGMSRPATPGARLSALLLATGLLGIGYEVLAVRMLSQVTENTVYSYALLLAMYLLGTAGGAALYQRWTARADAADDDRVRDTLLRALAAAVLLSGAALRWADAIAAWPLAAWGPGRAAALAGEALAAVAAMAAPTLVMGALFTHLCLQAQRRGWPLGRALAVNTAGAALAPAAIGVWLLPVAGAHAVIGLLVLGYLLLQSPARWRRADALVLALGSVLLAVMAAPLRFVDVPAGGQVRSYRDGVMAAVSVVADEDGVSRLRINNRAQEGSSASGLVEWRLAQLPLLLHPAPHRALLLGVGTGFTASAAAQQQDLQVDAVELLPEVLSATALFADSPQAPRPVRPVRQLAADARRFVQAEGAGYDVVVADLFHPARSGAGSLYTVEQFRAVRDRLAPGGLFCQWLAIHQMDLDTLRSITAAFRQVFPNAIAVLASNSLDTPVIGLIALPGDGRIDLEALNERMARAHTTPTLAKGLQTAHLEDDWAVAGSAIAGPATLRRFVGDAVANTDDRPVVNHRAPWATYAPESTPRERLMTLVSKLRPDPQELLHRPDSADAQRLSAYWQVRERYLAFGTTVRPDGDPARMLDRVQAPLLAMVGQSPEFRPACDPLIAIGRALHASEPQRVLQLRATLDHLQARCLRTR